A single region of the Undibacterium piscinae genome encodes:
- a CDS encoding cytochrome bc complex cytochrome b subunit: protein MLKKKLPADAPVVDKALNWVDSRFPLTKLWNDQWGQYYAPKNFNFWYIFGSLAMLVLVIQIVTGIFLVMHYKPDSTLAFASVEYIMRDVPWGWLVRYMHSTGASAFFIIIYLHMTRALLYGSYRKPRELIWLFGFAIFLCLMAEAFFGYLLPWGQMSYWGAQVIVNLFGAIPFIGPDLSLWIRGDYVVGDATLNRFFAFHVIAIPLVLLGLVAAHLIALHEVGSNNPDGIEIKENLGPDGHPLDGVPSHPYYTFHDIFGVTVFLTIFSAVVFFAPEMGGYFLEYNNFIPADSLKTPPHIAPTWYFTPFYSILRATTTEFMYVVMLGIVAYVALIFMTTKLPSKVKMGIAGVALVALAGMMPGALDAKFWGVVLFGSSVMILGALPWLDQSPVKSIRYRPQWHKYVLIVFGICFVILGYLGVQAPSPEKERVSQVCTVIYFGFFLLMPWWSAMGTFKPVPKRVTFSAH, encoded by the coding sequence TTGTTGAAAAAAAAACTTCCTGCTGATGCCCCTGTCGTAGACAAGGCACTCAATTGGGTGGACTCCCGTTTCCCGCTGACTAAGCTGTGGAATGATCAATGGGGTCAGTACTACGCACCGAAAAATTTTAATTTCTGGTACATCTTTGGTTCATTGGCGATGCTGGTGTTGGTGATACAGATCGTTACCGGTATTTTCCTGGTTATGCATTACAAGCCAGACTCGACACTGGCATTTGCCTCAGTTGAGTACATCATGCGCGACGTGCCTTGGGGTTGGTTGGTGCGTTATATGCACTCGACTGGCGCTTCGGCGTTCTTTATCATCATTTACCTGCATATGACACGCGCCTTGTTGTACGGTTCGTATCGTAAGCCACGTGAATTGATCTGGTTGTTCGGCTTCGCTATTTTCCTGTGCCTGATGGCTGAAGCCTTCTTCGGTTACCTGCTGCCTTGGGGCCAAATGTCTTACTGGGGTGCCCAGGTTATCGTTAACTTGTTTGGCGCTATTCCTTTCATAGGCCCAGATTTGTCTTTGTGGATACGTGGTGACTATGTTGTTGGTGACGCAACGCTTAACCGCTTCTTCGCTTTCCACGTGATCGCTATCCCGTTGGTCTTGCTTGGTTTGGTCGCAGCACATTTGATCGCCTTGCATGAAGTTGGTTCGAATAATCCTGATGGCATTGAAATTAAGGAAAATTTAGGTCCGGATGGACATCCTTTGGATGGCGTTCCTTCGCATCCTTACTACACTTTCCACGATATTTTCGGTGTGACGGTATTCTTGACAATTTTCAGTGCGGTCGTTTTCTTTGCGCCTGAAATGGGCGGTTATTTCCTTGAATACAATAACTTTATTCCGGCAGATTCCCTGAAAACGCCTCCTCATATCGCTCCTACCTGGTACTTCACGCCGTTCTATTCGATTTTGCGTGCTACTACGACTGAGTTCATGTATGTGGTTATGTTGGGTATCGTTGCTTATGTTGCCTTGATTTTCATGACGACGAAATTGCCGTCCAAGGTGAAAATGGGAATTGCCGGTGTTGCTCTGGTCGCTCTGGCCGGCATGATGCCTGGTGCACTTGATGCTAAATTCTGGGGTGTGGTCTTGTTTGGTTCATCGGTAATGATCCTGGGTGCTTTGCCTTGGTTGGATCAGTCTCCGGTTAAATCCATACGCTACCGTCCACAGTGGCATAAATATGTCTTGATCGTGTTTGGTATCTGTTTTGTGATTTTGGGTTATTTGGGTGTTCAGGCACCATCCCCTGAAAAAGAGCGTGTTTCGCAAGTTTGTACCGTGATTTACTTCGGCTTCTTCTTGTTGATGCCATGGTGGAGCGCGATGGGTACATTTAAGCCTGTGCCAAAACGCGTGACATTTTCAGCACACTAA
- a CDS encoding cytochrome c1, whose protein sequence is MKLFKKLIAALALVPVLAMASSGGFPLERAEDRSNDMAALQNGAKLFVNYCLNCHSASAMRYNRLKDIGLTEDQIKGNLLFTGEKVGDLMKTTLAPKDAKAWFGAVPPDLSVIARAKASSAGSGADWLYTYLRTFYKDDNRPTGWNNMVFPDVGMPHALWELQGVRTAKFTEEKDPHDATKVVHTFTGFEKVSDGKMAAAEYDSAVTDLVAYLQWMGEPAQNTRKRLGVVVLLFLSLLSFLAWRLNASYWKEVK, encoded by the coding sequence ATGAAATTATTTAAAAAATTGATCGCCGCACTGGCTTTGGTTCCAGTATTGGCAATGGCGAGTTCCGGAGGCTTTCCTCTGGAGCGCGCAGAAGATCGTAGTAATGATATGGCAGCTTTGCAGAATGGTGCCAAACTGTTCGTCAACTACTGCCTGAACTGTCATTCTGCATCTGCAATGCGTTATAACCGTTTGAAAGATATCGGTTTAACGGAAGATCAGATCAAGGGTAATCTTTTGTTCACCGGTGAAAAAGTCGGTGACCTGATGAAAACCACCTTGGCACCGAAAGATGCCAAGGCATGGTTTGGCGCGGTACCTCCTGATTTGTCAGTGATTGCACGTGCCAAAGCTTCTAGCGCAGGCTCTGGCGCGGATTGGCTTTATACTTATCTGCGTACATTCTACAAAGATGATAATCGTCCGACAGGTTGGAATAATATGGTTTTCCCTGATGTTGGTATGCCTCATGCCTTGTGGGAATTGCAAGGTGTGCGTACTGCTAAGTTTACAGAAGAAAAAGATCCGCATGATGCAACTAAAGTCGTACATACATTTACCGGCTTTGAAAAAGTCAGCGACGGTAAAATGGCGGCTGCCGAGTACGATAGCGCCGTAACTGATCTGGTTGCCTACCTGCAATGGATGGGCGAACCAGCGCAAAATACGCGTAAGCGTTTGGGCGTAGTAGTATTGCTGTTCTTGTCCTTGCTGAGCTTTTTGGCATGGCGTCTGAACGCATCCTACTGGAAAGAAGTGAAGTAA
- a CDS encoding glutathione S-transferase, with the protein MMVLYSGTTCPFSQRCRLVLFEKGMDFEIRDVDLFNKPEDISTMNPYGQVPILVERELILYESNIINEYIDERFPHPQLMPADPLQRARARLMLFNFEKELFVHVHTLENEKSTASSKVLDKARAEIRDRLTQLAPLFVKNKYMLGDEFSMLDVAVAPLLWRLDHYGIELSKTAAPLMKYAERIFSRPAYIEALTPSEKVMRR; encoded by the coding sequence ATGATGGTTCTCTACTCGGGCACAACTTGCCCATTTTCGCAACGCTGCCGTCTGGTTTTGTTTGAAAAAGGCATGGATTTTGAAATCCGCGATGTCGATTTGTTCAATAAGCCGGAAGATATCTCCACCATGAACCCTTACGGTCAGGTGCCTATTCTGGTTGAACGTGAATTGATTTTGTATGAATCAAACATCATCAACGAATACATAGACGAGCGTTTTCCGCATCCGCAATTGATGCCGGCCGATCCGCTGCAGCGCGCCCGCGCACGCTTGATGTTGTTCAATTTTGAAAAAGAATTGTTCGTTCACGTGCATACACTGGAAAATGAAAAGTCTACGGCTTCTTCAAAAGTACTGGATAAGGCAAGAGCTGAGATTCGTGATCGCCTGACTCAACTGGCACCTTTATTCGTCAAGAATAAATATATGCTGGGCGATGAATTTTCCATGCTTGATGTTGCTGTCGCTCCTTTGCTGTGGCGTCTCGACCATTACGGCATCGAATTGTCGAAAACTGCTGCTCCACTGATGAAATATGCGGAACGTATCTTCTCTCGTCCGGCATATATCGAAGCACTGACGCCTTCAGAAAAAGTGATGCGCCGTTAA
- a CDS encoding ClpXP protease specificity-enhancing factor, translating into MSASSTKPYFMRAIYEWCTDNGFTPYLAVKVSGATRVPMEFVRNGEIVLNISFGATSGLKMDNVAVAFNARFGGVSREIYVPVENVRAVYASENGEGMAFEVDTEEPLEEVTPVAPELAKPSIGLAAVSRVEPSEIDADTKPSSEPQKKFEKPTLKIIK; encoded by the coding sequence ATGTCTGCCAGCTCCACAAAACCGTATTTCATGCGCGCCATTTACGAATGGTGTACCGATAATGGTTTTACGCCTTATCTTGCCGTCAAAGTATCCGGTGCAACACGTGTTCCCATGGAATTTGTGCGCAACGGTGAAATTGTCCTGAATATCAGTTTTGGTGCCACCAGCGGCCTTAAAATGGATAATGTTGCCGTGGCATTTAATGCGCGCTTTGGCGGTGTCTCAAGAGAGATCTATGTACCGGTAGAAAATGTCCGTGCCGTCTATGCCAGTGAAAATGGTGAGGGGATGGCGTTTGAGGTTGATACTGAAGAGCCGCTTGAGGAAGTTACTCCCGTCGCGCCGGAATTGGCCAAACCCAGCATAGGTTTAGCTGCGGTAAGCCGGGTAGAGCCAAGTGAGATCGATGCGGATACCAAGCCAAGCAGCGAGCCGCAAAAAAAGTTTGAAAAACCTACACTGAAAATCATAAAGTAG